From Kitasatospora sp. MAP12-44:
CAGCCGCAGAACAACCACCTCAAGGGCTCCACCCAGGCCACCGTCTTCGAGTACCTGCGGATGATCTCGATCGCCCGGCTCTTCCTCGACAACGTGGCGCACATCCAGGGCTCCTGGCTGACCACCGGCAAGGAGGCCGGCCAGCTCTCGCTGCACTACGGCGCGGATGACCTGGGCTCGGTCATGCTCGAGGAGAACGTGGTCTCGGCGGCCGGCGCCAAGCACCGCTCCAACCTCACCGAGCTGATCCATCTGATCCGTACCGCCGGGCGCACGCCGGCCCAGCGCTCCACCACCTACCAGCACCTCCGGGTGCTGGACGACCCGGCGAACGACCCGGTCGACCCGCGGGTGGCCTCGCACATCGCCTCCACCGCGATCGAGGGCGGCACCGCGCACCCGGAGCTGAAGATCCTCAGCGCCAGCTGATGCTCACCCTGCACCGGGCCGGCACCCTGCTGGTCTCCGCCACCGCCCCGCCGATCGACGACGGGGCGGTGCTGGTGCGCGGCGACGTGGTGGCCGAGGCCGGTCCGTACGCGCAGCTGCTCGCAGCGCACCCGGGCGCGCGGGTGCGGGCCTGGGAGGGCGTGCTGACGCCCGGGCGGGCCAATCCGCACGGCCGGCTGCTGCTGGAGGCCTGCTACCACCCCGATCCGCGCGAGGAGCTGGGCGAGGAGCCGCTGGCGCCGCCCCGCGCGCTGACGGACGCCGAGTGGGGGGCCAGCGCCCGGCGCGGGCTGCAGCGGATGCTCGGGCGCGGGACGACGGCAGTGGCGGGCCCGTTCGAGCGCACCGCGGTCCGGACGGCGGTGAGCCGCTCCGGTCTGCTGGTGCTGCCGCTCGGTTTGACCGAAGTTGGTGCCTTTGTGACCGGAATCGACCTTTCCGAGCAGGGGCGGGCGGCCCTCGCGGACACCGTTCCGTATGGCGCGCTGACCCCCGGGGCGCGGGCCGACTTCACCGTCCTGACCCCCGCCGACCAGGCCTGCGAGGCCACCGTGCTGGCCGGACGGCTGGTCTACCGCAGGCGCTGAGGGCCGCGCAACGAGGTCATCCGTATCCGAACTCCTACCGTGCGCCGACGTCCTGATGACCCCTCGCCGTGACCTGAGGGGGCGCCAGCAGTTACGATCCCGGTCAGTCCTGCAGCCGTCCGTCCCCGGCGCGTCGGGCTCCTCACCACGCCTTTTCGGAAGTCAGGTCACCGCGCAGCATGCGATCCCCGTCCGCCGCTCCCAGGATCGGCCGAGGTTGGTACCTCGGTGCGGTGCTCAGTGCCGTGCTGGCGGTCGGCATGTGCCTGCTGGGCCTTCGGCAGGCCGACCTCGCGGACAAGATCGGCGCGCACCCCGTCCAGGTGCAGGGCGTCGTCACCAGGCTGCCGGGCGGCAGCGCCACCTACAGCGCGGTCAGCTACCAGGCCGGCGGCCAGCAGCGCACCGCCGCCGACCTCCAGCTCCCGGACGAGGCCAGGGTCGGCGACTCGATCTGCCTGGAGCACGCCGCCGACGACCTGGGCGCCGTCCGGGTCTGCCACCAGCACTACCCGCAGGCGGCCGGGGTCCGGCTGGCGCAGACCAGCGTGCCGGTCGCGCTGCTGCTCTGCGCGCTGTGCGTGGCGCGGATCCTGCGGTTCCGGCGGGCGGTGGCGAGCCGGGTGCGCGGCGGGCGGGTCCGCGCGACGGTCGCGTTCGCCACCGAGGCACTGGCCGACGGCATGCCCGCGATCACCCAGGGCAAGCGCTCCCGGCGGCGGCGCAAGGGCGGCCGCCGCGCGCTGCGCTGAGCGCTGCATTGGGCGCTGCTTTGAGCGCTGCGTTGAGCCCGCGCGCAGGACTGTCGTCGCCAGGGTGAACAATAGGGGCGTGATGACCCGAGCCTCTCTGGACAAGCAGCCGCACGAAGTCGCCGCGATGTTCGACGACGTCGCCGCCAAGTACGACCGGACCAACGACGTCCTCTCGCTCGGCCAGGCCCGCGCCTGGCGCCGCGCGGTGGCCGAGGCGGTCGGTGCCCAGCCCGGTGAGCTGGTGCTGGACCTCGGCGCGGGCACCGGCACCTCCTCGCTGCCGTTCGCCGAGGCCGGCGCCAAGGTCGTCCCGTGCGACTTCTCGGTCGGCATGCTGACGGAGGGCAAGCGGCGGCACCCCGAGCTCCAGCTGACGGCCGGCGACGCGACCCGGCTGCCGTTCGCCGACGCCTCGTTCGACGCCGTGACGATCTCCTTCGCGCTGCGCAACGTCCAGGACACCGACCTGGCGCTGCGCGAGATGTACCGGGTCACCAAGCCCGGCGGCAAGGTGGTGATCTGCGAGTTCTCCACGCCGACCTGGACCCCGCTGCGCACCGTCTACACCGAGTACCTGATGCGCGCGCTGCCGCCGGTCGCGAACAAGGTCAGCAGCAACCCCGACGCGTACGTGTACCTCGCCGAGTCGATCCGCGCCTGGCCCGACCAGCCGGAGCTCGCGGTCAAGCTCCAGCAGGCCGGCTGGGCCAAGGTGGCCTGGCGCAACCTCACCGGCGGCATCGTCGCGCTGCACCGCGGCACCCGCGACTGAGCGCGTGTCGCTGGGTTTTAACCGATCGGCAGGCTCATGATCAGCCGGTCCTCGCCCGGCCCGAAGTAGCCCGCGCAGAGCTGGACCACGGTGAAGCCGAGCGAGTGGTAGAGGTTCAGCGCGATGGTGTTGTCGGGCTCGACGGTG
This genomic window contains:
- a CDS encoding demethylmenaquinone methyltransferase, which encodes MTRASLDKQPHEVAAMFDDVAAKYDRTNDVLSLGQARAWRRAVAEAVGAQPGELVLDLGAGTGTSSLPFAEAGAKVVPCDFSVGMLTEGKRRHPELQLTAGDATRLPFADASFDAVTISFALRNVQDTDLALREMYRVTKPGGKVVICEFSTPTWTPLRTVYTEYLMRALPPVANKVSSNPDAYVYLAESIRAWPDQPELAVKLQQAGWAKVAWRNLTGGIVALHRGTRD